The sequence below is a genomic window from Brachyhypopomus gauderio isolate BG-103 chromosome 20, BGAUD_0.2, whole genome shotgun sequence.
GCAATGCTAACAATGATGTATGATAAAAAATGAAGATTAAGATAACATCAGCAGTCAGCAGACTGGGTGTCTTAAAATTGGGTTCAAACACAATGCTATTCTCCAGGACATTaaaacaaacaattaaaataagtaGAGAAGTAAAATAAGTAGTAGAGTAGGTATCTATTATGAATGTGGCACATTTTGCTGTGTATATTGTGAAATACCCAGTCATAAATGAATTCTTTGTTAATCAAAATATGAAAGTGAACGAATCTGCCTTACTCAAATGCATGATGAGTGTGCCCATGTGTAAACAGGAAGTGTTTCCAGGGGTTTGTCTGCCGTGTGCACATTTTGCCGCTCGCAGGGTGATGTAAGATTATAAAGGTagctttttatttttaaacactTTGACTACTAATTATAATCATTCAGCATACCTTTAGTCATAGTCCCAAGTCAAAACAACAAATGAGCTCAGGTTGATGATGACTTGATTTTGATGATGAAGCATTTTGGCTAatttagctagttagctagctaacttagcATTACTTATAACTTGCATTGTTGCTTTGGTGTTTGCAAATGTTTATATTGTCATTATAGGTGCTTTGGTTTATCAAAATtggtatataatgtgtgtgcaaGCTAAAATTGAACGTAAGgtaactagttagctagctaggatAGCTAGATAGCATAGTTACTTCATACTGAGTGCATatgttacattttatttcagaTCCTGCTGAAAATGGCTCATATCACGATTAATCAGTACCTCCAACAGGTGGGTTCATTTTCGCAACACCACTAAAGGAAAATGTGCCAACCCGTCGGCTTTACATGTGTTCAGTTTTTGCTCTAATATGTGTCGTAGGTGCTGGAGGCAATTGACACAAGAGACGGAGTCTTCTGTGCagagttgctgtcattcaaaCACCCACACGTAGCCAATCCTCGTCTGCAAGTAAGATATTTATAGAGTCACTGTGCTGTATATAAAAACTATATTTCCTCACTAATTTTGAAATTGCAGTTTTTTTTCCTGCCTGTGCTTATTCGGTGCGCCTGTTTGTTCCCCCTTGTTTTGTGTCTGCAGCTTTCCAGCCCCGAAGACAAGTGTCAGCAGGTGCTGGAACCTCCGTACGATGAGATGGTTGCTGCACATCTCAGGTGTGTTGATCACGTGTCTCTTCCTGCCCACGCCCTGCCGGGCCAAGCGCTTCATTCAAGGGTTTCGTGCTTTAGTTCAAATTTCAAATGTATTGTTGTGGTTGTCTCGCCTCTGTGCAGGTGTACATACGCAGTGTCCAACCACGACTTTGTGGAGGCATACAAATGCCAAACAGTGGTGGTGCAATATCCTTCTCGGGGAGGGAAATGAAGACAGCGTGCAgcacaataaaaataataaacataaacaaTAAACACTGCTGATGGATGTCTGCATGGCAGTTTTACAGCTTTGGAGAAAACGTTCAGGGCCGAGATACTCATTTCCATCACGTTTATGATTGCAGATTATGTTGCAGCATATTCCTAGTTTATAGTTGTACAAGGAAATCCTAGATTGGGAATTGTTTTATGACTGCAGACCCAGACATCTTTGTTCCTTAACATCATACATCATTTCTGAAAGCTTTTCAAGCTCACAAAGAAGAGAACTGGTAAGATTACGCTGCCAATTATTTGTGCTCTTATGAACAATAGTCCATTAGATTTACCATCTAATATACTAACTATAGATTTACCATCTAACAATATACTAAATCATATAAATCTTTTTTTGTCAGGGCTTTGCCAGTGATGTTTGCTGTAACCCTTGACCTGAGAATATTCGCAAACAATGTGAGTTATATTTTGGGCATCTTTGGGGTTTAGGTTGCAGGGTTGTTCCATTTTGTCCTAGCCATTGACACCTACACCAAGCTCCTTAGGTTTTGAAAACTATAGGAATGGATGCAAAACTTTAAAAATCATCTTAATTTACCAGTGTTAGGCTTGGGTATTTATTCTGTTAGATTTTCCCAGAGGTACTGCTTGTATATAATGTTTGGATGCCAGGAGCACGCCAAGATAAAGACATCACACAGCATAAACAAAATGACATTTCCCATTTGAGAGGAAAAGTCACTTTACTGATGATTGTAATCGTGTGAACAACACTGTTTAATGCAGCTACAAGGAGGATCGTTCCATGATTAAAAGGATTGTTCAGTGATTAAAACAGGAATTGTTGGCTCAGGACttgaaatataataataattgttgCTTATTCTAACAGTATCAGtctataactgtgtgtgtgcctctggcCCCTCCTCTGTCCTAACGAGTCATTCTCTGTGGGCGTGGCTGTTCCTTGTGGGCGTGGCTGTTTCATGTGGGCAGGCAGAGCAGCAGCTTCAGAAGAAGGGGAAGGGGAAAGTGGGGGACATGTTGGAGAAAGCAGCTGAGCAGCTAATGAGCTGCTTCCGAGTGTGTGCCAGTGACAAGtgagcatgcgcacacacacacacacacacacacacacacacacacacacatactcgttTGCATAATTTGGCTAGGACAATAgcagtgtgcgtgtgtctcCTGATCTCTGCCCATAACAGTCGCGCCGGCATCGACGACTCCAAGAAGTGGGGGATGCTGTTCTTGGTCAACCAGCTGTTCAAGATCTATTTCAAGGTGAGGGACGGTGTGAGTGTTTCAAGGTGAGGGACGGTGTGAGTGTTTCAAGGTGAGGGACGGTGTGTCTGTGAGGAGGCCTTGGTGTTGAGTTCAGCTTGACCAAAAGTTCTTGAATCCTTGAAAACATTTGCAAGGTTGTAAACGTGTTGGCACACTGGCCTTGGAATGTTTCATTGCTGTTGGAAAATCGAGTGGTTTtgttcttcaggtgtgttcaGCTCCACTATTTCCCTCAGGGTTGGAGCAGCCTGCAGCAGGAGAAACAGCACTGCGAAATGATTTTCAGAGaggatattgtgtgtgtgtgtgtgtgtgtgtgtgtgtgtgtgtgtgtgtgtgtgtgtgtgtttctgtggtcTGGTATGCTTCCCCAGATCAATAAGCTTCACCTCTGTAAGCCTCTGATCCGGGCCATTGACAGCTCCAACCTCAAGGACGACTACAGCATGGCACAGAGGGTGACCTACAAGTACTACGTGGGCCGCAAGGCCATGTTCGACAGCGACTACAAACTGGGTTCGCATCGCATCTCTTGAGTCTCACTTTTTATTACCCAAAGGCCAAAGGGCTTTAATAAGCCTCTAGTTACCTCTGTCAAATATGATACATTCgcagcaatgtgtgtgtgtgtgtgtgtgtgtgtgtgtgtgtgtgtgtgtgtgtgtgtgtgtctgcagcggAAGATTACCTGTCCTTCTCCTTTCAACACAGTCATCGCTCCTGCCAACGGAACAAACGCCTTATTCTCATATACCTGCTGCCAGTCAAGATGCTGCTAGTATGTATGCTTCTATGCAGATTCACAATACTCTCCTATAGACATTCACCTCAAATACTCTCCTATAGACATTCACCACAAATACTTTCCTATAGATTTACACTCCTGTAGCCATAAACCATTTATACACTCCTACAGAACCTACATAAACTACAAATGCACTCTCCTACAGAAACAAACATTCTGGACACTTTATTGTTATGTGTCTTCATAACATCTTCAGCATGTTAACAGAGCGACACCCAAATGAGGGTGTCGGTTTTGTCTGCTTTCATTCCTGCGAGATCTGGGTCATGACTAATGGTCGATATGGCACCTGCTACTTTTCCATTTTGCAGGGCCACATGCCGACAAACCAACTGCTCAGGAAGTATGACTTAATGCAGTTCGTCGACGTTACCAAGGCAGTGAGGTCAGAGAGGTTCTTAAGAGCTTGATAATAAAGAACGTTTGTTTTTGTCGATTGAGTTAACGTGTGATGGTGTATCACGatctcttcctttctttctcttgttAGTGACGGCAACCTCCTGCTGCTGAACGAGGCCCTGTCCAAACACGAGACCTTCTTCATCCGCTGTGGGATCTTCCTCATCCTTGAGAAATTAAAGATCATTACATACAGGAACCTGTTCAAGAAAGTGTGAGTGGACTGCAgtgagcacatctttgaaatgGGGCTGAGTGATTTTGGATTTTGGTGATGAGATCTAATGGTggaaatttaatttaataaaaaaacattttaaccaCTATTGAGATTCCACATAATACATATTACATTAATATTTTCAGTTATAtggaaaaaaacatatatagcATAATTATAACCATACATACAGTTTCTATAAGAAATTCATACATTGTAGTTCCTCGTACTGGTTAGACAAAGAGGGCCATTATAGCTTTTATTATAACTATTATTGCAACTATTGTCATAATAGTTGAAGCAGATCTTTAGAATCTTAAGGGTCTCGACTACAATGGTCTTGAGATATTCGTAGTGAAAGACTTCATTCTTAGTTCCAAGTAAAGTTCCTTCATATCCCTCCCACTGCTCCTCTAGGTATCATCTGCTGAAGACGCACCAAC
It includes:
- the pcid2 gene encoding PCI domain-containing protein 2, whose product is MAHITINQYLQQVLEAIDTRDGVFCAELLSFKHPHVANPRLQLSSPEDKCQQVLEPPYDEMVAAHLRCTYAVSNHDFVEAYKCQTVVVQSFLKAFQAHKEENWALPVMFAVTLDLRIFANNAEQQLQKKGKGKVGDMLEKAAEQLMSCFRVCASDNRAGIDDSKKWGMLFLVNQLFKIYFKINKLHLCKPLIRAIDSSNLKDDYSMAQRVTYKYYVGRKAMFDSDYKLAEDYLSFSFQHSHRSCQRNKRLILIYLLPVKMLLGHMPTNQLLRKYDLMQFVDVTKAVSDGNLLLLNEALSKHETFFIRCGIFLILEKLKIITYRNLFKKVYHLLKTHQLPLDAFLVALRMMQVEEVDIDEVQCILANLIYMGHIKGYISHQHQKLVVSKQNPFPPLSSVS